Proteins encoded by one window of Geobacter sp. DSM 9736:
- a CDS encoding KTSC domain-containing protein, which produces MIREPVQSSNLASVGYEIETSTLEIEFLNGGIYQYFQVPQEIFESLMTAGSKGTFFHQFIRSAGYPYSKAG; this is translated from the coding sequence ATGATTAGAGAACCTGTTCAATCATCAAATTTGGCGAGTGTGGGCTACGAGATTGAAACATCTACGTTGGAAATTGAGTTTCTTAACGGAGGTATTTATCAGTACTTCCAGGTACCACAAGAAATTTTTGAGAGTTTAATGACTGCTGGTTCAAAAGGCACATTTTTCCATCAGTTTATCCGAAGTGCCGGATACCCCTACTCGAAAGCAGGGTAA
- a CDS encoding SIR2 family protein, which translates to MIAHDPLRVALEIREQLASEKRKFAFFFGAGTSMSIGVPGITALTQQISNELDEPYKTLFNSIKEELGNNATVELVLDRIRAIRELMNNSETKAYDGLVGATAAINLDISVCQLISKKVRSIDYSKIQPQYKLSQWIHSLHTSRYWPVEIFTTNYDLLFEEAMEQASVPFFDGFIGSVNPFFSPESVEADDLKSECYAYPPKSWTRIWKIHGSINWIMTTNPLDKKKRISRLSSCEPNPGDELMIFPSRDKYTESRKLPFLTYQDRLRRFVSTGEALLVVSGYSFFDEHLNEILFQGLRSNPRLSIIALMFGDPVEVEGETKLKLSETLCGFGKLYKNLSVLGPDKACIGGIVAPWGEPSRKKKDTELWPFWDSENTYFTLGNFSSFADYLELFIGFRVKHGFEPSVQLLSEAESQGQSNAN; encoded by the coding sequence ATGATAGCTCATGATCCTCTTCGTGTTGCACTTGAGATTCGAGAGCAATTAGCTTCCGAAAAAAGGAAATTTGCTTTCTTTTTTGGAGCAGGAACATCTATGTCAATTGGTGTTCCTGGTATTACTGCTTTAACACAACAAATATCAAATGAACTAGATGAACCTTATAAAACTCTGTTCAACTCAATTAAAGAAGAACTAGGTAACAACGCAACTGTAGAATTGGTTCTTGATAGGATTAGAGCAATCAGAGAACTAATGAATAATTCTGAAACAAAAGCATATGACGGTTTAGTTGGTGCAACAGCAGCTATAAATTTAGATATTTCTGTTTGTCAGCTTATATCGAAAAAAGTGCGAAGTATTGATTACTCAAAAATTCAACCACAATATAAACTTTCTCAATGGATTCATTCATTACATACCAGTAGGTATTGGCCAGTCGAGATATTTACTACTAACTACGATTTACTTTTTGAAGAGGCTATGGAGCAGGCTAGTGTCCCATTTTTTGATGGATTTATCGGATCAGTTAATCCTTTCTTCTCACCTGAGTCGGTGGAGGCAGACGATTTAAAATCTGAGTGTTATGCATACCCACCAAAATCTTGGACGAGAATCTGGAAGATACACGGCTCAATTAATTGGATAATGACAACTAATCCACTAGATAAAAAGAAACGGATTAGCCGACTTTCTTCTTGTGAGCCAAATCCTGGTGATGAGTTGATGATTTTCCCTTCGAGAGACAAATATACCGAGTCTAGAAAATTGCCATTTCTTACATATCAGGACCGGCTCAGAAGATTTGTATCAACGGGAGAAGCCTTGCTGGTCGTATCTGGATATAGTTTTTTCGATGAACACCTCAATGAAATATTATTCCAAGGCCTAAGGTCTAACCCTAGGCTTTCAATAATAGCATTAATGTTTGGTGATCCTGTCGAAGTAGAAGGTGAAACGAAACTGAAATTGTCGGAAACTCTTTGTGGTTTCGGTAAATTATACAAAAACTTATCTGTACTGGGGCCTGATAAAGCATGTATAGGGGGGATTGTTGCGCCATGGGGCGAACCATCCAGAAAAAAGAAAGACACAGAGCTGTGGCCATTCTGGGATAGTGAGAATACATATTTCACTCTCGGGAATTTCTCTTCTTTTGCTGATTACTTGGAATTGTTCATAGGATTTAGAGTTAAGCACGGGTTTGAACCTTCTGTTCAATTACTATCAGAAGCAGAATCACAAGGACAATCCAATGCAAACTGA
- a CDS encoding ATP-binding protein: MQTDVTFLGVVRRVVGAKVFVEISQNIPSANPIIHGRVYRIGQIGSFVRIPLGFLNLFGVVSMVGASELSHPEENDVPVPIGQRWIEVQLVGESYGHEGFQRGVSVFPTLDDEVHIVAEDDLSIIYGNTGPSMIEIGTLAASESLPAFVDLNKIVTRHAAIVGSTGSGKSNTVAALLRALTSSSYPSARIVVIDPHGEYASALEGKSKVYSIGNETNPLFIPYWAMSFDELGWFLIDRKSASESVQDSALRDVVFDMKKAFCAITGQVDADEITVDSPVPFSIKKLWYHFDRKDKVTYLDMARTQEALIQEGDPETLTSASFQAPGAGSSAPFKPTMSLGMGSYLNKILGRLKDRRFDFLLSPGDFDGYTHDLDVLVKEWVDHEHAITVLDLGGVPFEIMDLVVGLLTRILYENMFWGRDLPGVGRDRPLLMFYEEAHAYLPKGGTAQFVAGYASRAVRRIFKEGRKYGIGAIVVSQRPSELDETALSQCGTFIALRLSNSDDQGRIKSIVPDSLGGLVDLLPALRTGEALVLGESVKIPSRVRLPLIEPRPKSDDPDVSECWAKARDAMPHYKLTINGWRRQKMPKLDQGGSDND; the protein is encoded by the coding sequence ATGCAAACTGATGTCACTTTTCTTGGTGTAGTGCGAAGAGTAGTCGGGGCAAAGGTTTTTGTTGAAATTTCTCAAAATATTCCTTCTGCCAATCCTATAATACACGGAAGAGTTTATCGAATAGGTCAGATTGGCTCATTTGTTAGAATTCCTCTGGGTTTTTTAAATCTCTTTGGTGTTGTCTCAATGGTAGGTGCTTCGGAATTATCCCACCCTGAAGAAAATGATGTGCCAGTGCCTATAGGTCAGCGGTGGATAGAAGTACAGCTTGTCGGCGAGTCCTACGGACATGAAGGGTTTCAGCGAGGGGTCAGTGTATTCCCTACACTTGATGATGAAGTTCATATTGTTGCAGAAGATGATTTGTCAATAATATACGGGAATACAGGCCCTTCTATGATTGAAATTGGCACTCTAGCAGCTTCAGAGAGCCTGCCTGCATTTGTAGATTTAAATAAAATTGTTACAAGGCACGCAGCAATAGTAGGCTCAACTGGCAGTGGAAAATCAAACACAGTTGCTGCACTACTAAGGGCATTAACTTCAAGTTCCTATCCAAGTGCACGTATTGTTGTAATTGATCCGCATGGTGAATATGCATCTGCCTTAGAGGGTAAATCTAAGGTGTATTCAATAGGAAATGAGACTAACCCACTGTTTATACCTTATTGGGCTATGTCATTTGATGAACTTGGATGGTTTTTAATTGATAGAAAATCAGCTAGTGAATCTGTCCAAGATTCAGCCCTACGTGATGTTGTTTTCGATATGAAAAAAGCATTCTGTGCAATAACAGGCCAAGTTGACGCTGATGAAATTACAGTGGATTCACCAGTGCCGTTTTCTATCAAAAAGCTATGGTATCACTTTGATCGCAAGGATAAAGTTACTTATCTTGATATGGCAAGAACTCAAGAGGCTCTTATACAAGAAGGTGATCCTGAAACGTTAACCTCAGCATCTTTTCAAGCTCCTGGGGCTGGTAGCAGTGCGCCTTTTAAGCCAACAATGAGCTTGGGGATGGGGAGTTATCTCAATAAGATTTTAGGTCGCTTAAAGGATAGAAGATTTGACTTTTTACTCTCGCCAGGTGACTTTGATGGATATACCCATGATCTTGATGTCTTGGTAAAGGAATGGGTTGATCATGAGCATGCGATTACTGTTCTTGATCTTGGTGGGGTGCCATTCGAAATAATGGATCTAGTTGTTGGGTTGCTGACGCGCATCCTGTACGAAAATATGTTCTGGGGAAGAGACTTGCCGGGAGTAGGTCGAGACCGGCCATTATTGATGTTTTACGAAGAAGCTCACGCCTATTTGCCTAAAGGTGGCACTGCGCAGTTCGTTGCTGGTTATGCAAGTAGAGCTGTCAGAAGGATATTTAAAGAGGGAAGAAAATACGGGATTGGTGCAATTGTAGTAAGTCAAAGACCATCAGAATTGGATGAAACTGCTCTTTCACAATGTGGGACATTTATTGCTTTGCGCCTATCCAATAGTGATGATCAAGGCAGAATCAAATCTATTGTCCCTGATTCACTTGGTGGACTTGTTGATTTGCTGCCGGCACTAAGGACCGGAGAGGCACTTGTTCTTGGTGAATCTGTCAAAATCCCTAGTCGAGTTCGTTTGCCGCTTATTGAACCACGTCCTAAGAGCGACGATCCTGATGTTTCGGAGTGCTGGGCAAAAGCACGGGATGCTATGCCGCATTATAAACTAACAATTAATGGCTGGCGACGGCAAAAGATGCCGAAATTAGATCAAGGAGGAAGTGACAATGATTAG
- a CDS encoding DEAD/DEAH box helicase, with product MFKLKDYQEQSLAALDNFFRQLRIGGLNAAWQKCAPLQEKQGQSWQVPYNSEALGDVPAVCVRIPTGGGKTFLAAHAVAHTGKTLLDTDAPVALWLVPSDAIRSQTLAALSVPRHPCRMALAEYFGERIRVCALDDLVTVGPQDVGQSAIVVVATIQSFNVKEKTQRNVYSFDENFARHFQGLTPQQEERLDKVTEADLAAQPYLTASDLGRVKSSLANWLTLHKPIVVVDEAHNNRTDQAFRTLKSLHPACVIELTATPADNSNVLYHVGAGALQREDMIKLPIVLMEHPTGWKDAVRDAILTRDRLEILAAKESDYIRPVLLFQAEPKNGEVNVEKLLEHLVSPDGEKLERKQIAVATGDQKELDGIVLADPLCPIRYVITVEALKEGWDCPFAYVLCGLQDMKSSKDVEQILGRVLRMPYARPRRQIELSKAYAHMVSSVTARVADQLADRLVNNMGFEPYEAAQAIAPAQTALPLPQGGEQARPKPAEAVITLPAAPTQSVPEDLKQTIEIRPTTGGATAIVRGELTEQVEEFLLTACNAKHQQTIKDSIERERTRQAALLAPSARGVRFAPLPQLCLDWDGELQPVEKRILSELGEFDLFSSPIALAGFTIRERGTAFEIDLDGGKVVYELASAEQLHLNEIATHATENDLIRWLDRECRQKDVGQAELLKWLLAVVRHLQADRGFSLTALVRAKYPLAEAIRREIDRRRDNAVASGFQKSLPGFLAAPQLEDSFSYAFSFHPTHYPARPPYYSGRYRFKKHYYPVIHDLREKRADGTPAEEFVCARALDMHPAVKHWVRNVEKEDRFSFWLPTSTDYFYPDFVCELTDGRVLVVEYKGEPYKTNDDSREKSQVGHQWESSSNGKCVFLFAVQQDEQGRNVEQQIECAIRKR from the coding sequence ATGTTCAAACTGAAAGATTATCAGGAACAATCGCTGGCAGCCCTCGACAACTTTTTCCGGCAACTGCGCATAGGCGGGCTGAATGCTGCGTGGCAAAAATGCGCTCCGTTGCAAGAGAAGCAGGGGCAATCCTGGCAGGTGCCGTACAATTCCGAGGCGCTTGGTGATGTACCGGCAGTCTGTGTGCGGATACCGACCGGCGGCGGTAAAACCTTTCTGGCTGCCCATGCGGTGGCGCATACCGGCAAGACCCTGCTCGACACCGATGCCCCGGTTGCATTATGGCTGGTTCCATCCGACGCCATTCGTTCCCAGACCTTGGCGGCCCTGTCAGTCCCGCGCCATCCCTGCCGCATGGCGCTGGCGGAATATTTCGGCGAGCGGATTCGGGTCTGCGCTCTGGATGATCTGGTAACCGTCGGGCCGCAGGATGTGGGCCAATCGGCTATCGTCGTCGTGGCGACAATCCAGTCGTTCAACGTGAAGGAGAAAACCCAGCGCAACGTCTATTCATTTGATGAAAACTTTGCCCGTCATTTCCAGGGGCTCACCCCGCAACAGGAAGAACGGTTGGACAAGGTGACTGAAGCTGATCTTGCCGCGCAACCGTACCTGACCGCGTCCGATCTGGGGCGGGTCAAATCATCCCTTGCCAACTGGCTGACCCTGCACAAACCAATAGTGGTTGTCGATGAAGCTCACAATAACCGGACCGATCAGGCGTTCCGCACCTTGAAAAGCCTGCATCCTGCTTGTGTGATCGAGCTAACGGCAACTCCTGCGGACAATAGCAATGTCCTGTACCACGTCGGCGCCGGAGCCTTGCAGCGTGAGGACATGATCAAGCTGCCGATTGTCTTGATGGAGCACCCGACCGGCTGGAAGGATGCGGTTCGAGACGCAATCCTCACCAGAGACCGTCTGGAAATCCTTGCTGCAAAGGAGTCGGATTACATCCGACCGGTGTTGCTGTTTCAGGCTGAACCGAAGAATGGCGAAGTCAACGTTGAGAAGCTTTTGGAGCATCTTGTCAGTCCGGATGGGGAGAAACTGGAGAGAAAGCAGATTGCAGTTGCGACCGGAGACCAGAAGGAACTGGATGGTATTGTGCTTGCCGATCCTCTCTGCCCGATCCGCTATGTCATCACGGTGGAGGCGTTGAAAGAAGGGTGGGATTGCCCTTTTGCCTACGTGCTCTGCGGTCTGCAGGATATGAAGAGTTCGAAAGACGTTGAACAGATTCTGGGGCGGGTATTGAGGATGCCGTATGCCCGGCCTCGCCGGCAGATTGAACTGTCAAAAGCCTATGCCCACATGGTTTCAAGCGTTACGGCGCGGGTTGCCGATCAGTTGGCCGACCGTCTGGTGAACAACATGGGATTCGAGCCCTATGAAGCTGCCCAGGCTATTGCTCCCGCTCAAACAGCATTGCCGCTGCCGCAGGGTGGCGAACAGGCTCGCCCCAAGCCTGCCGAAGCTGTTATTACACTTCCGGCAGCACCGACTCAGTCCGTTCCTGAAGACCTGAAACAGACAATTGAGATTCGGCCAACTACCGGCGGGGCCACGGCAATCGTTCGCGGAGAGCTTACCGAGCAGGTTGAAGAGTTCCTGCTGACTGCTTGCAATGCCAAGCATCAGCAGACTATTAAGGATTCCATCGAGCGTGAACGGACCCGTCAGGCAGCACTACTGGCTCCGTCGGCAAGAGGCGTTCGTTTTGCGCCACTGCCGCAACTCTGCCTTGATTGGGATGGAGAACTGCAGCCGGTCGAAAAGCGTATTCTCTCCGAACTGGGAGAGTTCGATCTTTTCAGTTCGCCCATTGCCCTGGCCGGATTTACGATCAGGGAGCGTGGCACCGCATTCGAAATCGATCTCGATGGTGGCAAGGTTGTTTACGAGCTGGCAAGCGCAGAACAATTGCATCTGAATGAAATTGCCACCCATGCCACTGAAAATGATCTTATCCGTTGGCTTGATCGGGAATGCCGCCAGAAGGATGTTGGCCAGGCGGAGTTGCTCAAGTGGTTATTGGCAGTTGTTCGTCACTTGCAAGCCGATCGTGGATTCAGCCTGACGGCCCTGGTTCGCGCCAAGTATCCGCTTGCTGAAGCGATCCGCCGCGAGATTGACCGCCGCAGAGATAATGCTGTTGCTTCGGGCTTTCAGAAGTCCTTGCCAGGATTCCTGGCAGCTCCCCAATTGGAAGACAGTTTCAGCTATGCATTCAGCTTTCACCCTACCCATTACCCAGCCCGGCCGCCGTACTATTCCGGACGCTACCGCTTCAAAAAGCACTATTACCCGGTAATCCATGATCTTCGTGAAAAGCGGGCCGATGGTACTCCGGCAGAAGAGTTTGTGTGTGCCCGGGCGCTGGACATGCATCCGGCTGTCAAGCATTGGGTGCGCAACGTGGAGAAGGAAGACCGATTCTCCTTCTGGCTACCGACCTCCACGGATTACTTCTATCCCGATTTTGTCTGTGAACTGACTGACGGGCGTGTTCTGGTTGTCGAATACAAGGGGGAGCCCTACAAGACCAATGACGATTCACGGGAGAAATCCCAGGTTGGACATCAATGGGAAAGTTCCAGCAACGGGAAATGCGTATTCCTGTTTGCTGTTCAGCAGGATGAGCAAGGCCGAAATGTCGAGCAGCAGATAGAATGTGCAATTCGGAAGCGGTAA
- a CDS encoding exonuclease SbcCD subunit D: MDLRFIHTADIHLGKTYRTSVGEAARYEDFFRMLGSIVSDAIAEKVDFVLIAGDLFHTGQILPRTFARTIESLQPLKDGGIPCIAVEGNHDWIHRRDSISWMEALSQMGYIHLLRPTRTENGGYRFDPFDPETGMGGHIEIKGLNIYGLGYIGAQAGVHVPRICEAVESKNNILLFHVGIWTYSPVEIGNMQPTEALPLADVFDYVALGHGHKPYVIETPEGRPYAFNPGSPERVNFGEEGYDKGYWLVTVDDGNYATEFRQTDPRPMKSISMSLDGAESVDQALNHLRDQLAEKLNGVGERPLLEMKVTGRVRFHPFELGRERLRSLVEELADPLHVEIKNHLSLVTGRGLEETERRNLEEIERDVLHELIGANSAWKGKEDELVSLATAIRDQVLKGDTEGEELFALLK; encoded by the coding sequence ATAGATTTGCGCTTCATCCACACTGCCGACATTCACCTTGGCAAAACCTACCGCACCTCAGTCGGTGAAGCCGCACGCTACGAAGACTTTTTTCGTATGCTCGGCAGTATTGTGTCTGATGCCATTGCCGAGAAAGTAGATTTTGTCCTCATCGCTGGCGATCTATTCCACACCGGCCAGATTCTCCCCCGCACCTTTGCTCGTACAATCGAATCTCTCCAACCTCTGAAGGATGGCGGTATCCCATGCATCGCCGTGGAAGGAAACCACGACTGGATTCACCGTCGTGACAGCATTTCATGGATGGAGGCGCTGTCACAGATGGGCTATATCCATCTCCTCCGTCCTACTCGAACTGAGAACGGTGGCTACCGTTTCGATCCGTTCGATCCCGAAACCGGGATGGGCGGACATATCGAGATCAAAGGACTGAACATCTATGGACTCGGCTACATCGGTGCCCAAGCAGGCGTGCATGTGCCGCGCATCTGTGAAGCGGTGGAGTCGAAAAACAACATTCTCCTTTTCCATGTCGGGATTTGGACATACTCGCCCGTTGAGATTGGTAACATGCAGCCGACAGAGGCTCTGCCGCTCGCCGATGTCTTTGACTACGTGGCCCTGGGCCATGGCCACAAACCATATGTCATCGAGACTCCGGAAGGTCGTCCCTACGCTTTCAACCCTGGCTCACCGGAACGGGTGAATTTCGGCGAAGAAGGGTACGACAAAGGGTACTGGCTTGTCACTGTTGATGACGGTAACTATGCAACGGAATTCCGGCAGACTGACCCTCGTCCGATGAAGTCTATCTCAATGAGTCTGGACGGAGCAGAAAGTGTTGATCAGGCCTTGAACCATTTGAGGGATCAACTGGCAGAAAAGCTGAACGGGGTGGGTGAGCGGCCACTGCTCGAGATGAAAGTCACCGGCCGCGTCCGGTTCCATCCTTTCGAGCTGGGGCGCGAACGGCTTCGGTCTCTTGTCGAAGAGCTGGCCGATCCACTACACGTCGAGATCAAGAACCACCTGTCCCTGGTGACAGGACGAGGGCTGGAAGAAACTGAACGACGGAACCTGGAAGAGATTGAGCGTGATGTATTGCATGAACTGATCGGTGCCAACAGTGCGTGGAAAGGGAAAGAGGATGAACTCGTATCGCTGGCAACTGCCATCCGCGACCAGGTGCTGAAAGGCGACACTGAGGGAGAAGAGCTCTTTGCTCTCTTGAAATGA
- a CDS encoding IS3 family transposase (programmed frameshift) yields the protein MKKARFTETQIITILKEAESGMLVKDVCRKHGISDTTYYNWKSKYGGMDASDLKRMKEMEAEMSRLKRMYADLALENRALKDLIEKKPLRPSEKREAVFYLIAQHRLSIQRSCRCVGLARAAYYRPTVCASEADQEVISALNTLIDRHPRWGFWKCFRALRRMGHLWNHKRVYRIYCNLRLNQKRRAKRRLPKRVKQPLLVPQQPNQVWSADFMSDTLYAGNRFRTFNVIDDFNRECLAVEIDTSITGKRLIRVFERLRVERGLPEVLRTDNGPEFLSGEFVAWADSAGIIIQYIQPGEPNQNAYIERFNRTYREEVLSLYLFRNLKEVREITYWWMNDYNELRPHDSLGDMTPAEYMENYTGNSTFQLST from the exons ATGAAGAAAGCCCGTTTCACTGAAACCCAGATCATCACGATTCTCAAGGAAGCTGAGTCCGGAATGCTGGTAAAGGACGTCTGCCGCAAGCACGGGATCAGCGACACCACCTACTACAACTGGAAATCGAAGTACGGCGGCATGGATGCCTCCGATCTCAAGCGCATGAAGGAGATGGAAGCGGAAATGAGCCGTCTCAAGCGGATGTACGCCGATCTTGCGCTTGAGAACCGTGCGCTGAAAGACCTGATCGAAAAAAAGC CTCTGAGGCCGTCCGAGAAAAGAGAAGCCGTCTTTTATCTCATCGCTCAGCACAGGCTCTCGATCCAGCGCAGTTGCCGCTGTGTCGGCCTTGCTCGTGCGGCCTACTACCGACCCACAGTCTGTGCCTCAGAAGCCGACCAGGAAGTGATTTCGGCGCTCAACACCCTGATTGATCGCCACCCCAGGTGGGGGTTCTGGAAATGTTTCCGGGCATTGCGCCGTATGGGTCACCTCTGGAACCACAAGCGTGTCTACCGGATCTACTGCAACCTTCGGCTGAACCAGAAGCGTCGGGCGAAGAGAAGGCTGCCAAAAAGGGTGAAACAGCCTCTACTGGTGCCACAGCAGCCGAACCAAGTATGGTCGGCAGATTTTATGAGCGATACGCTGTATGCCGGTAACCGCTTCAGAACGTTCAACGTCATTGATGACTTCAACCGGGAGTGTCTTGCCGTCGAGATCGACACTTCAATTACCGGCAAACGCCTGATACGCGTGTTCGAGCGGCTGCGCGTTGAGCGCGGCTTACCAGAAGTGCTGCGAACCGACAACGGCCCTGAATTCTTATCTGGCGAGTTCGTTGCGTGGGCCGACTCAGCAGGAATAATTATCCAGTACATTCAGCCGGGCGAACCGAACCAGAACGCTTACATCGAACGCTTCAACCGCACCTACCGCGAGGAGGTCCTATCGCTATATCTCTTCCGCAACCTCAAGGAGGTCCGGGAGATCACGTACTGGTGGATGAACGATTACAACGAGCTGCGTCCTCACGACTCGCTCGGTGACATGACGCCAGCCGAATACATGGAAAACTACACCGGAAACTCTACTTTCCAACTGTCTACTTGA
- a CDS encoding AAA family ATPase, whose product MSHYWGSLRKELGNIIKAKLTNLETDIAGKEDRIACLPQRQEELKTLVLDEEKKGSELKGVTADLVVVVELLQTLEEKKNGVERLRSEIVQVKQSIVSGSEHITSQKALVEQAETAARTAEQARPGKERYESVEKRLQELREREKTKQALDKEINDLNLQATSARQSADHEESEAALQEEKLQEDRKTALAEENDLRQNLTKLIEEETRCQSAVDQVKRIEEQFRNLPLVKIDTHMPYLRVTLGRLVELDSGIHEKESQLLAEPEWKAAAATLEPLRKEREILLAEKARFLGRVAGLTEGEEKLLEGSCPFFGEQCRNMDGKQSLEVFPERRLQIKSEIATIEAAISAMEIKIAVAEAAGKEMEKFRLLRAEIASLEKERNAKDKEREEYLRQLDPAGIAATFSVWVEEHQLDDCRKTGETLKAGVFSGEPSAQLVTLEGWETCCHDVASAVTTIIGNMMTTAETPLAAVRTDRAKADARIHELERRLQEFSEAGKRNEQRKNAAKLQRETAEKTEREKQQKVELLAAYQDVETGIREAEEERRLSQPDHERYLQAEPIAKDLPKRQETLEKYKKRLADLERDQAAKESSLQEVEKDYSPESHAEQQQKKETLQASEATLKESLKNLNQYRQRLAAGIAELEKVQEEIRKKQEEARDLRKKEELVKFLRNKVFKNVSAQLSERFREEITLRADRIYRTISEADEELIWGDDYRIILRDMVNGEVRERSDDQLSGGQTMSAVVALRLALLQTIGARVAFFDEPTSNLDVSRRENLAQAFRAIDHGKEEVTDHWYDQLFLISHDVAFTEITDQMIQLGEQ is encoded by the coding sequence ATGTCTCATTATTGGGGAAGCTTACGGAAGGAGCTGGGAAACATTATCAAGGCGAAGCTCACAAACCTGGAGACAGATATTGCCGGCAAAGAGGATCGTATCGCCTGTCTCCCGCAGCGACAGGAAGAACTCAAAACCCTGGTGCTGGATGAGGAAAAGAAGGGAAGCGAGCTGAAAGGGGTTACCGCGGATCTCGTCGTCGTAGTCGAACTGCTTCAAACCCTTGAGGAAAAGAAAAATGGAGTCGAGCGACTTCGCAGCGAAATTGTCCAGGTGAAACAAAGTATCGTTTCTGGGAGCGAGCACATAACCTCTCAAAAGGCGTTGGTCGAACAGGCTGAGACGGCTGCCCGAACCGCTGAACAGGCCCGGCCCGGCAAAGAACGCTACGAGTCCGTCGAAAAGAGGCTTCAGGAGCTCCGTGAGCGTGAGAAGACGAAACAGGCACTGGATAAGGAAATCAATGATCTAAACCTTCAGGCAACTTCGGCACGTCAGTCCGCCGACCACGAAGAAAGCGAAGCCGCTCTCCAGGAGGAGAAGCTCCAGGAGGATCGAAAAACGGCCTTAGCCGAAGAGAACGATCTGCGGCAGAACCTGACCAAACTGATTGAGGAAGAAACGCGCTGTCAGTCCGCAGTCGATCAGGTGAAGAGAATCGAAGAGCAGTTCCGGAATCTTCCGCTGGTGAAGATCGATACCCACATGCCATACCTCCGGGTAACTCTCGGGAGACTGGTGGAACTCGATAGTGGTATTCATGAAAAGGAAAGCCAACTCCTGGCCGAGCCGGAATGGAAGGCTGCCGCCGCGACACTGGAGCCTCTTCGCAAAGAACGTGAGATCCTGCTCGCAGAGAAAGCCCGGTTCTTGGGGAGAGTGGCCGGCTTGACAGAGGGGGAAGAGAAACTGCTTGAAGGCAGTTGTCCGTTCTTCGGTGAACAATGTCGGAACATGGATGGCAAACAGTCTCTGGAGGTCTTTCCGGAGCGAAGACTGCAGATCAAAAGTGAGATCGCGACTATCGAGGCAGCCATTTCCGCAATGGAAATCAAGATTGCTGTAGCAGAGGCTGCAGGAAAAGAGATGGAAAAATTCCGGTTGCTTCGTGCCGAGATTGCCAGTCTGGAAAAGGAGCGGAACGCGAAAGATAAAGAGCGGGAAGAATACCTCCGACAACTAGACCCTGCCGGCATCGCCGCAACCTTTAGTGTCTGGGTTGAAGAGCACCAACTTGACGATTGTCGGAAGACGGGTGAAACGCTTAAGGCCGGCGTCTTCTCGGGAGAACCATCCGCACAGCTTGTCACCCTCGAAGGATGGGAAACCTGCTGTCATGATGTGGCGTCTGCGGTAACGACTATCATCGGCAACATGATGACCACTGCGGAGACGCCACTTGCAGCTGTCAGGACAGACAGGGCGAAGGCTGATGCCAGAATCCATGAGCTTGAGCGTCGCTTACAGGAGTTCTCTGAAGCGGGTAAGCGTAACGAGCAAAGAAAGAATGCCGCTAAACTCCAACGCGAGACGGCCGAGAAGACGGAACGCGAGAAACAGCAGAAAGTGGAATTGCTGGCTGCGTATCAAGACGTTGAGACCGGTATTCGCGAAGCCGAGGAGGAACGTCGTCTTTCACAGCCCGACCACGAACGTTACCTTCAGGCCGAGCCGATAGCGAAAGACCTGCCGAAGCGGCAGGAAACGCTGGAGAAGTACAAGAAGCGTCTTGCAGATCTGGAGCGGGATCAGGCTGCAAAAGAGAGTAGTTTGCAAGAAGTAGAGAAGGATTACTCACCCGAGAGCCATGCCGAACAGCAACAGAAGAAGGAGACGCTGCAGGCATCCGAAGCGACTCTGAAGGAGAGCCTGAAAAACCTTAACCAGTACCGGCAACGTCTGGCGGCAGGAATTGCTGAACTGGAGAAGGTTCAGGAGGAGATTCGCAAGAAGCAAGAAGAGGCGCGGGATCTCCGAAAAAAGGAAGAGCTGGTCAAGTTCCTCCGCAACAAGGTCTTCAAGAACGTTTCGGCTCAGCTTTCCGAGCGATTCCGGGAAGAGATCACCCTCCGTGCCGACCGCATCTACCGAACAATTTCAGAAGCAGACGAGGAACTGATCTGGGGTGACGACTACAGGATCATCCTTCGTGACATGGTTAACGGCGAAGTGCGTGAGCGCTCAGATGACCAGCTTTCCGGTGGGCAGACCATGAGCGCCGTGGTTGCACTACGCTTGGCCCTGTTGCAAACCATCGGCGCCCGGGTAGCTTTTTTCGATGAGCCTACCTCCAATCTCGACGTATCACGGCGCGAGAACCTCGCCCAAGCTTTCCGTGCCATAGATCATGGGAAGGAGGAGGTGACCGATCACTGGTACGACCAGCTCTTCCTCATCAGCCATGATGTGGCCTTCACCGAGATTACCGATCAGATGATACAGTTGGGGGAGCAGTAA